The Musa acuminata AAA Group cultivar baxijiao chromosome BXJ3-6, Cavendish_Baxijiao_AAA, whole genome shotgun sequence region ttttgttTTCAGTTCTATAGTAGCATAAATACCATTATTTCAATAAGTCAAAAATCCATTAAAAATCCTCTTTCTTCGttagaaaataattatatttctttggagaatattaattttatttctttttctttttagtctCGTCTTAAGTATTCCCctcctatttttcttttttgtttaaatATGGTATGTGTTTTCATACATACAAAGAGGAGTTAAGTTAGGTTATCTTCACAAGCATTTACATacgtgatattattattattttcgatcTATCATGAGAAATGAAAGAGCTTTTAAAGAATATATCATTAAATTGACAATTACAACAATGACATTATATAATATGACCTCCacagatttttttttcatttgaaacaacaaaTGCTTGCGGATATTTGGCACTTGCAAATGCATATTAACTTGAATCATTAGCGAGAATAAGGATATGAGATACAAACATCTTCTGTCCTTGGACTAGCTTAGGATATGAGACTAGAGAATATGATATGCAGGCAAGGCATTCTTTCACATTCAAGAAAATTTCTCTCATCTAAGTTCCTAATACTTAATTATCTCTTCTCTTTCAGATATGACAATCCCCAGAAAAACAAACCAGGTAAAATCAATTTCGTCAAGTCAGAGTCGAGGTTACAATCGAATATGACCGACCATACAAGTATGCTCAGATCTTCTATGCTCACGGCATTTTCAACATTCCATAAATTACATGGACTTATCCAACAAAGAGGACTATTAAATACAGTTTAGTAAGAATTCTATGGGTCTTGAGAATATTATTCTCCATTCTCTACAAGCTAGAATAGCTTAGATCACATCACCAGGAAGCAACATGCCACAAGTTGAAGAGAGATGATGAGGCAGTCAGAAACCAAGATAAGAATGCCATCAACGTTGATAGCTGGTATCGTCCACAAAATTTTGGAGGGCAGTAGCTTCCATCAAGGTGGAAGAGAAGATCTATAACACCAGCAGATGCACAAGCAGCCGCAAGCGACAGTATCGACAGTACCTGACATTATGCATGGTGTATGATCAATAAAAGCGAATGAGGACTTGGAGCAAAGTGCAGTATTAGATTACAGATACATGCCATATCTCCAACAACAACGATCACCATTAGTCCAGGAAGTCGTAGAGAGCAACCAACAAAAATACAGTACACATCTACCATCGCCAGCGTACAGCTCCAAGGAATTACCAATCCCATTATTGTGACTAGAAAGCTGTTAAGTGGAAAACACAAGTGAAATTGACTCATAATTTACAGTATTATGAAGATAAAAGAGATTGTTCATCTTCCAGTAAAATTACAGGGCAAGCCCAGTACACAATTCTCCTACCAATGCAAGCACTAAAAAGGATTAACATCTATCATCTAGTACAAAATCCAGTGATGCATGCAAAGAAGTAGTTTGTAAAACATATAGTTACAGGAACTGTTCATGCAAAAGAAAGAAGACTCTAACGTTGATTGTTGTATTTGTCTTACAAGATCGTGAACTATAATAGAATTGGCAAGAAAATGATAGGAAACTTATCAAAGAATGACTGACAAAGAACGAGTGACAAATTCTTCGCTCctgttttcttttttacaatTTTGTGTCTTGATTGCTTTGCCCATGTTCTTGCAACTTGGTCACTAGCTTCTTCACCCTTGTTGCCAATTTCAAATACTTTTGAAGTGGCGGTCCATGTCAATTTTAAACTTTCAAATAGATGAATCTGCAAATTGTTGATTAGCAACTGACAAGTGCCTAAGACTAAAAGACCGATCAGGTAACTAAAGATGATACACCATGGTTGTGGCAGCTTACTGCCAATATTTCTGGGGGATAACCCTTTGGAGATTCTCTTCTTCCATCAAAAAATGAAACACAGGTTTTTTGCTTAACTAGACTGAGAAAATTTACATCATAGCATATTTACTATCAGAAGTAAGAAATGGAATATATGCCATCTTATAGTTTACATGCTTGCGTTAGTGCCTCTAGTATTAGAGTCCTTTTTGCCTTAGGATTACTTTATTCTCTTCAATATAAAGAAACCCTTTCCAACACCTCAAAGTGAAACTCTAGAGAATCACGAACAAAATTTAGAGTGGCATATATGCCAGATGACATAAAATAACTCTTAAAACTTGAACGTCAATGATACTGattcttctatatatatatatacatgagaaATCAAATTGCTTTCAACATCATTCTTATATTAATTCCAAGAAGAGTTGAATATTAGGAGATGTATAAAAGACAATGACTCAAGTTAAGATTACAGTGGCAGGGATAATCTAATCTGTAAGTTGAGAGCCACAACCAGTAAGCTTACTGGAAGAATTGGAACCAACCAAACAGCATTAGAAAATTATCTACAGGTTTATAAGTCATCTAATGAGTTCCACTTGCACATTCTTTATGTCTTTACACCTATAAGTCATCATGATCACTGGCATTAGACATGTGAACTTGTATAGTGAGATTGCCAGCATCAAAACCAACAACGACGGTATTTCCCACATGTTGAGCTACCATCTCATCCAAACTTAACTATGGTTGGAAAGACCAAAGGAATATATCATGGTAGGGTCAATCATCAAGAATGCAAATAGGTGAACATGGAGGGGCAACAAGAACTAATTAGACAGACTTTGAGGGTCCCAAACAGAACAAGAAAACACAAAGGATCAGATGATATCCAAACTGACGATTAACGCCCAAACAATTAAATTAAATCACTAAACAACAAAAGGGGGATAAAGTAACGATTTTTATGACACAAACGGagtaaaattttgaatttttatgCATATAAATAGAACAAATTAAGGCACAAAGACACGAAGTTCGCCGGATTTGGATGGTATAGCAGGGGAAGGGAAAATACCAGAAAGCGGTGTAGCTATAGAACTCGACGCCGACGGACATGAAGAGGAGGGAGGCGGAGGAGAAGAGAGCCTGCCCCAGCCTTAAGGACAAGCTGGAGGTGGTACCGACGGACCCCGGAGTCTCATCCATCGGACGGAGGAGAGGAGCTCAAGCGCATCAGATGGATTGCCTTCGCCGGCGCCAACATTCATCTTACCCTACCctaccctccccctccccctcctcctcctcctctcctctcctctcctcttcccacAAACCTTCCGTCTTATTTCAGTTCCGCTCCCCGAATAGAATCAGATCACAAAGATGGAGGTGGGAGGGAGGCGACGCTTTGGATGAGCGGAGGTGCCGAGGCTTTTCTCCTTATTTTCCTTCGCTAGTAATGCAGTACACGGCGACGTGGCATTTTGTCGTACGTCGTAGTTGGGACGCGCGACCGCGGGATGATCAGGCGGCGAAACGTCATCTGATGATCCGATCTCGTCCGTCCAATTAATAGATTCCTTATCTCAAATTGAGGAATTTGTTTCGATTTCTTCCTTCATTTTCGACCCCACGTTCGATACCTCACGTCACGTGGCATTCATCTGCATCTGCCTGGCGGGGCCCACCCCCACCAAGTGGGCGCGTCCTCTTTGGTAATCGAGCCCCCTCTTCCGGAGCCCGGCAAAGACCACGTGGGTCCCACATCCACCACGATCCGACGTGTCGTGACGCCCACCGCCAGCTGACCAGGGTGGACCACCGTCAGCTCGAGCCACCAATTCGCGACGCTTCCGGCACAGCGCGGGGCCCATCTCGGACCCACCGCTGGTTCCGATCGTAAGTGTGGTGGAAACGAACGACGGGGGGAAAAGGTGAGAGTCctgcgtcccccccccccccgttgCCCACTTTCTACGGTCGGGGAACGTTCGATCAGAAGCATGTGATCCCATAGGAACGGCCAGCAACAATCCACGTTGCAACAGCGGTCAAAGGACGAACTGTTGCAGCAAAGAGTTGGCTGAGAGCAGTACAGTTTAGATAGAATCAATCTTTCAGGTAAAAGAGCtatttttatgacttgaattcattTAGGTAGCACACAGGAGTAACTATATCGATGCCTATCTAGAACAAGAAAACCTTCTCAGCTCAACATATTTAATGCTTTAAGTGGAGTCTTCAGGTCTTGTAATAGAGATTATTCCCACATTAATGTCTGTATCACAAATTACTCATCAATGCTTGAGTAGAAGGAACATGAAGTCTTACCACATCAAGAACAGAATGTGTGAACAAATAAATACATAGGCCACCAGTGGCTCCAACTCACACTCAAACACACAATAGTGTTGTTCTTGGAGCCCTGGCGAGAGTGGGAACCTAAAGGAAATGAAGGAATAGGTGCCAGATAGGATAAACCAGGAGAAGAATGATGCCTATGCTGTTTGAAACGCCATGGCTTTTTGTGAATGAGTTCCTGAAGCCACCCGATGCCTGGATGTGCTCATGAAGCAGGTAACAGCCGATAGCCAGACATGTGATGACACCAATGAGACTGTCTCTTACTGTGGAAGCAAAGAATCCAGGAGAAACCACCAGGAGGAGGATTAGTGCTCCGGGCATCTCCAACCAGTCTGCAAAGTCACATGCAAGACAGAAGGCAAGCTTAGAGTTTACTCATGTTCATGGGAAAATGCAATACCCTGGACATTTAAGTTCCTATACAGATAAATTCACATTCAGGCAATTAGCAGCCGATATAATTTTCAGTGTACACAGACAAGAACATCGTATAGTACCTTGATGAAAGTGTGCTGTTGTATAAATTAAGCATGCAATTCTGTGATAAATTCCTTTTTCATAGCAATTAATGGCAAAGCCACCTATTCTCATATTGGTTGTTAAATTGTGATGTTTACTGTTCTTGGCACATACAACGTCGTGCAAGCATATACCAGAAAAAGGTAAAATACATCAATCCAAAGAATAATCACACCATGGTGTAATACTCTGCAATTGAAAACCAAAGTAAGAAGTTTGATAACTTTAGAGCGAAGGAAAGCATGATGAAGAAAAGGGTCAGATAGATACGTTTGTGTATCTGTCAAACTCTTATGCAGGATCATTTTGCGAAGAAACAAGCAGCTAGAATTTATAATGGATTTGCTGAAATGAATTATCAAGGATTTGTTGAAAAGAGTAGATCTGCTTAATTCCTGGTAGGTAAATAAGGGTAATTGAGCAATTTTACTGATATGAAATTTGAAGTGTAAACTATTTTACCACTGCAGATATGTAGTATCGTGCCATTAGCATCATTTATCGGAATTACAAGTTAAGAGATGTCAAACACTATCTCTGGAGCATATTCAAAAGATTGCATTTAATAGATATACCACATCTTCTCAGTTGACATTAGGAACATGATGAAGCAAGCTAGATTATATTGGATGAAGTACCAGGCAAGTGCCGAGGAAAGAAAAGGCGCAGAATGACAGCAATCGATGCAACCCATTTACCAAATTCCCCTCTGCAATTCATTACAAAGACATTTAAACACACATCATGGAGAAGAGAAACTAGAAATTGCCATAACAACAACCTAAAACCTTTTCTACATGTCTGGATAAGATAAAATGTATACAAGTCCCTTTTGATCCAAGAAAAATTAAGAAAACAAGATGTCCAAGTCATCTGATACAACAATTTTTTTTGCCTAAAGTGCTGAGTTGAGCTATATAAATTAGCAAAATTTTCACCAGTAATGCTAGCTACTGATTTGATTCCTTATATTCTCCCCAGCAGTTTATTATGGCCTGTCATACATATTAACAATTCAGATATGTGGATCCTCCAAACTACCTAAACATCATAAGAGGAAACCCAAACTTTTGCGCTATCTACCATTTAGTAATGATGGCACAAGGACACCATCCTGTCAAGATTATTGGTTGGTCCAACGAATATTTACCTTCATAATCTGGTACTTCCAGACAATAACACAGAGGAAGTAATCACCTTAGCAAAGAAAACAACACAGATGGCAAGCTCAAGAAGATGTATGGAATTAGAAGTGAAGTCAACATGTTTGTTCTCCAGTTAGTTCGATCCAGTATCAACAGATATCTGCAGAAGGAACAAAAAATGAAGTCATATTGCAAAACTTCCAGAACTCAGAATAGATCATGCAGTTTGTAATAACAGTGGCAATCACATGACATCATGGTGAATAAACAAAGTTGCTGAGAGAATTACATAATTCACTGACATAAGTTCGATGATAAAGGATCAAACAAATAAACATAACAAATATGAAGATTTTATTTCATCGATGATACTATTGTATTGGTGTCCTGGGTTTACAGTAAATGATTCAATTGTAGCTATGATTGGAtagcattttatttatttattctttattTCGATATAGTGATTGACTTCAATATAAATAAGAGGACAAAATTTACTTGGTATTTGAGGCTGCCGCTATCTTTTTACCTGGTAAGATATGATATGGTATCAAATGAAGAATGCTTAGCCCACATGAAAAGGTTTAATTACTTTTACCACAAGAAAGGAACCAAACTTTGAATGGCCGCCAGA contains the following coding sequences:
- the LOC103990119 gene encoding CASP-like protein 5C1, whose protein sequence is MDETPGSVGTTSSLSLRLGQALFSSASLLFMSVGVEFYSYTAFCFLVTIMGLVIPWSCTLAMVDVYCIFVGCSLRLPGLMVIVVVGDMVLSILSLAAACASAGVIDLLFHLDGSYCPPKFCGRYQLSTLMAFLSWFLTASSSLFNLWHVASW
- the LOC103990118 gene encoding cold-regulated 413 plasma membrane protein 2-like, which translates into the protein MSFDPIASVSSTGFKSPAGVYLEPFSKKSAAEMAEEMRSGYLRMKTDDYASVGGGGGDDLIRSDLQELGVAARKLANHALMVVGGLGSGTTFFKLLATFAAIYLLILDRTNWRTNMLTSLLIPYIFLSLPSVLFSLLRGEFGKWVASIAVILRLFFPRHLPDWLEMPGALILLLVVSPGFFASTVRDSLIGVITCLAIGCYLLHEHIQASGGFRNSFTKSHGVSNSIGIILLLVYPIWHLFLHFL